Proteins from a single region of Alphaproteobacteria bacterium LSUCC0719:
- the pdxA gene encoding 4-hydroxythreonine-4-phosphate dehydrogenase PdxA, with product MANATTSALTTSGPHAPVIVTPGDPAGIGAEIALKAHAAGERGFAIMEDPQRLDDLAAGLGLSVRTRVIDDMTNVAPDDDHLPVLPLTWIHPPRPGVADPRNAPVIIDSIRKAAALARNGNAAAMVTNPINKAVLQQAGFAHPGHTEFLATLSAPRDGAPVMMLACAELRVVPVTIHIAVREVPDTLTTDDIFAKGMLLAESLRLDFACPDPRIAVCGLNPHAGEQGQFGHEDEEVIAPAVTRLQAAGIRAFGPVSADTLFHPRARASYDGVLGMYHDQVLIPIKTIDFDGGVNVTLGLDFIRTSPDHGTAFDIAGTGTAHADSLIAAIRMARSMAGNRHVAS from the coding sequence ATGGCAAACGCCACCACATCAGCATTGACAACGTCCGGCCCGCACGCGCCGGTTATCGTGACCCCTGGCGATCCTGCCGGGATTGGTGCCGAAATCGCATTGAAGGCACATGCAGCCGGCGAGCGTGGCTTTGCCATCATGGAAGACCCGCAGCGCCTCGACGATCTTGCCGCCGGATTGGGACTGTCCGTCCGAACCCGTGTCATCGACGATATGACCAATGTTGCGCCAGATGATGATCATCTTCCTGTTCTGCCGCTGACATGGATACACCCACCGCGCCCCGGTGTGGCAGATCCGCGAAACGCGCCGGTGATCATTGACAGCATTCGCAAAGCAGCCGCCCTGGCCCGCAATGGCAACGCTGCAGCGATGGTCACCAACCCGATCAACAAGGCCGTTCTTCAACAGGCCGGATTCGCACATCCGGGTCATACCGAATTTCTGGCGACATTGTCGGCACCGCGCGACGGCGCGCCTGTGATGATGCTGGCCTGCGCAGAACTGCGCGTCGTGCCGGTAACAATCCACATCGCGGTGCGCGAGGTTCCCGACACCCTGACAACCGACGATATCTTTGCCAAAGGGATGTTGCTTGCCGAATCCCTGCGGCTGGATTTTGCCTGTCCGGACCCCCGTATCGCCGTGTGCGGGCTCAACCCCCACGCTGGCGAGCAGGGGCAGTTCGGCCATGAGGATGAGGAGGTGATCGCACCAGCTGTCACGCGGCTTCAGGCAGCCGGGATCAGGGCATTCGGGCCTGTGTCGGCTGATACATTGTTCCACCCGCGGGCCCGTGCGAGCTATGACGGTGTTCTTGGCATGTATCATGACCAGGTTCTGATCCCGATCAAGACGATTGATTTTGACGGCGGTGTGAATGTTACGCTTGGACTTGATTTCATCCGCACCTCGCCGGATCACGGCACCGCCTTTGACATTGCCGGCACCGGCACCGCGCATGCTGACAGCCTGATCGCCGCCATTCGCATGGCAAGATCGATGGCCGGAAATCGTCATGTCGCCAGCTGA